A stretch of Paenibacillus sp. URB8-2 DNA encodes these proteins:
- a CDS encoding TrmB family transcriptional regulator has translation MEQLLLHLRSLGFTEMESKIMVELAAIGQSSGYEVAKRLGVSRSNVYAALQRLTQQGYVRCGDGEPARYSVLAPEELTKMISGRVQASLSFVENEMPRGGSVSTTFYNVEGERNVMDALIRQLNSAEHEIIVDVWREEASLLRSELEQAERRGVRLLWAFDGGNAASPYLPWPPLAGMEESEGRKFSFVVDRQWCMLGTSGGSVNGMAQAVVTEHRVLVDLLLGHFMQEMVLFELEQDMAPELERRYGHRYRSIYRKYVGSDDEEERMEARTPGNTRDGY, from the coding sequence ATGGAACAATTGCTGCTGCATCTGCGCAGTCTGGGCTTTACGGAAATGGAGTCCAAAATTATGGTGGAGCTGGCGGCGATCGGTCAATCATCCGGTTACGAGGTGGCGAAGCGCCTCGGCGTCTCCAGGTCCAATGTGTATGCTGCGCTCCAGCGCCTGACCCAGCAGGGATATGTGCGCTGCGGTGACGGAGAGCCAGCCAGATACAGCGTTTTGGCCCCGGAAGAGTTGACCAAGATGATCTCCGGACGGGTTCAGGCGTCTCTCTCCTTCGTCGAGAACGAAATGCCGCGCGGCGGCTCGGTCAGCACTACATTTTATAATGTGGAAGGCGAGCGCAATGTAATGGATGCGCTAATCCGCCAGCTTAACTCAGCGGAGCATGAGATCATCGTCGATGTGTGGCGGGAAGAGGCCTCGCTGCTTCGCAGCGAGCTGGAACAGGCCGAGCGGCGCGGGGTGAGGCTCCTCTGGGCTTTCGACGGCGGCAATGCTGCAAGCCCATACCTTCCGTGGCCGCCTCTTGCAGGAATGGAGGAATCCGAAGGGCGTAAATTTTCGTTCGTGGTCGACCGCCAGTGGTGCATGCTCGGTACGAGCGGGGGCAGTGTGAACGGAATGGCTCAGGCGGTTGTGACGGAACACCGGGTGCTGGTGGATCTGCTGCTGGGCCATTTTATGCAGGAAATGGTGCTGTTCGAGCTGGAGCAGGATATGGCGCCCGAACTGGAACGGCGCTACGGCCATCGCTACCGGAGCATATACCGCAAATACGTCGGAAGCGATGACGAAGAAGAACGGATGGAGGCCCGGACTCCGGGGAACACTCGGGATGGATACTAG
- a CDS encoding xanthine phosphoribosyltransferase produces the protein MKLLKQKVINEGIVLAKGVLKVDSFLNHQMDPFLMREIGREFKALFAEEKITKVLTIESSGIAPGIMTALELEVPLIFARKQKSLTLTEDIYVEKVYSFTKRETNEITVSKKFIAPGERVLIVDDFLANGEAAFGLARIVEQAGAAVAGIGIVIEKSFQPGRDLLLKAGYRVESLVRIASLEDERVVFVGEE, from the coding sequence ATGAAGCTCTTGAAGCAAAAGGTGATAAATGAAGGCATTGTGCTCGCCAAGGGTGTCTTGAAGGTGGACTCTTTCTTGAATCACCAGATGGACCCGTTCCTGATGCGTGAAATCGGACGCGAGTTCAAGGCGTTGTTTGCGGAGGAAAAGATTACGAAGGTGCTGACTATCGAATCCTCGGGCATCGCTCCGGGCATTATGACGGCGCTGGAGCTTGAAGTCCCGCTTATATTCGCCCGCAAGCAGAAGTCGCTGACCTTGACGGAGGATATATACGTGGAGAAGGTCTACTCTTTCACCAAGAGAGAGACCAATGAAATTACCGTCTCCAAAAAGTTCATCGCTCCCGGCGAACGGGTGCTGATCGTCGACGATTTCCTGGCTAACGGCGAGGCCGCCTTCGGCCTGGCACGGATTGTGGAGCAGGCCGGGGCCGCGGTGGCCGGGATCGGCATTGTGATTGAGAAGTCGTTCCAGCCGGGGCGGGATCTGCTGCTGAAAGCGGGCTACCGGGTGGAGTCGCTGGTGCGTATCGCGTCGCTCGAGGACGAGAGGGTGGTTTTTGTCGGGGAGGAGTAG
- a CDS encoding YegS/Rv2252/BmrU family lipid kinase gives MYLFVINPRSGGGAGQRSWLRIERLLKERAAEYEALHTESASSAGSDVMQALSRRERWSACVVIGGDGTIHSVLEALRTLGVPLGIVPAGSGNDTARAFGIPLEPKAALGAALDGIRVPADLLAGNGYTLTAVASGFDAQVAENVNTSRYKRVCNALHAGRLAYLIGILHTLITFKPCRASIVCDGQEHTFEDVWLASVCNLPSYGGGLLIAPQARPDDGRLDVCIVHGCSRMQLLRLFPTVLKGSHVSLPFVTMLRGTSAAVSFERERPAIGDGEPRPRRAGRALRAGGADRAGAPGLGRRGAWAQAARAALDAGGASRGRAVRAALDAGGAGRGQAVRTALDAGGAGRGQAVRAALDAGGAGRGRAVRAALDAGGAGRGQAVRAALDAGGAGRGQAVRAAERKRAGRRLRTPDTSPEAGKVSSPACWPHFRPKAFPPPGLQRPPRKR, from the coding sequence ATGTACTTGTTTGTTATCAATCCGCGTTCCGGCGGAGGAGCCGGGCAGAGGTCCTGGCTGCGGATCGAGAGACTGCTGAAGGAGCGAGCGGCGGAGTATGAAGCGCTGCATACCGAGAGTGCGTCAAGCGCCGGCAGCGATGTGATGCAGGCGCTCTCGCGCCGGGAGCGGTGGAGCGCCTGTGTAGTGATCGGCGGGGACGGAACAATACACAGCGTGCTGGAGGCGCTGAGAACACTCGGCGTTCCGCTCGGCATCGTACCCGCGGGCTCCGGAAACGACACCGCGCGCGCCTTCGGTATTCCGCTGGAGCCGAAGGCCGCGCTGGGTGCCGCGCTGGACGGAATCCGCGTTCCGGCCGATCTGCTGGCCGGGAACGGCTATACGCTGACCGCCGTCGCCAGCGGATTCGACGCCCAGGTCGCCGAGAATGTCAATACCAGCCGGTACAAACGGGTGTGCAACGCCCTGCACGCGGGGCGGCTGGCCTATCTGATCGGCATTCTGCATACGCTGATTACCTTTAAGCCTTGCCGGGCCAGCATCGTCTGCGACGGGCAGGAGCATACCTTCGAGGACGTCTGGCTCGCGTCCGTCTGCAACCTGCCAAGCTACGGCGGCGGGCTGCTCATCGCGCCGCAGGCAAGGCCGGACGACGGCCGGCTCGACGTCTGCATCGTGCACGGGTGCAGCCGCATGCAACTGCTGCGGCTGTTCCCGACGGTGCTGAAGGGCAGCCATGTCTCGCTGCCCTTCGTGACGATGCTGCGCGGGACAAGCGCAGCCGTCAGCTTCGAGCGCGAGCGGCCGGCGATCGGCGACGGCGAGCCTCGGCCGCGGCGCGCTGGCCGTGCGCTGCGAGCCGGGGGCGCTGACCGTGCTGGCGCCCCGGGCCTGGGCCGCCGCGGAGCCTGGGCGCAGGCCGCGAGGGCGGCGCTTGACGCAGGCGGCGCAAGCCGGGGCCGGGCCGTGAGGGCGGCGCTCGACGCAGGCGGCGCAGGCCGGGGCCAGGCCGTGAGGACGGCGCTCGACGCAGGCGGCGCAGGCCGGGGCCAGGCCGTGAGGGCGGCGCTCGACGCAGGCGGCGCAGGCCGGGGCCGGGCCGTGAGGGCGGCGCTCGACGCAGGCGGCGCAGGCCGGGGCCAGGCCGTGAGGGCGGCGCTCGACGCAGGCGGCGCAGGCCGGGGCCAGGCCGTGAGGGCGGCGGAGCGCAAGCGTGCAGGAAGGCGCCTCCGCACGCCGGACACGTCGCCGGAGGCCGGGAAGGTCTCATCTCCGGCCTGCTGGCCCCATTTCCGGCCTAAGGCCTTCCCGCCTCCCGGCTTACAACGCCCTCCCCGGAAGCGTTAA
- a CDS encoding DUF4870 domain-containing protein, whose amino-acid sequence MSPFRSSVGLPDYIAAALCYLFPFAGGIVFLALEKRSRFVLFHSLQSLLAYGALMVGHVLAGLLPFIGPLLAALIFLCSFGIWLLMTYHALRGNWYKLPWAGDISERQLRRL is encoded by the coding sequence TTGTCCCCTTTTCGTTCATCCGTCGGCTTGCCGGATTATATTGCGGCTGCCCTGTGCTATCTATTCCCTTTCGCTGGAGGAATCGTCTTTCTTGCCCTGGAGAAGCGCAGCCGGTTCGTGCTATTCCACTCCCTCCAGTCGTTATTGGCCTACGGCGCGCTGATGGTCGGCCATGTTCTGGCCGGTCTGCTGCCTTTCATCGGCCCGCTGCTTGCGGCGCTCATCTTCCTGTGCAGCTTCGGCATCTGGCTGCTGATGACCTATCATGCCCTCCGGGGCAACTGGTATAAGCTGCCCTGGGCCGGCGATATCTCGGAGCGGCAGCTGCGGCGTCTGTAA
- a CDS encoding serine hydrolase domain-containing protein, whose protein sequence is MKPAVTLLRSPHASVPYIPMAKPEDTGTCAERLEQAHQTALREYPKMHSMLIARRGRLIWERYYGNGHAALLNDLRSGTKSVTSLLAGIAIGRGDMPEPGVPVIEALGKHVPYLHSEQLPVITLKHLLTMTSGFGWKTGKRLGEPLIHKFHRSRRWGSFALGLPIVPENIGTFQYRSPDSHLISMMLTESTGHDAFAYAMDHLFAPLGIAHAAWLPSPEGHSMGHIGLHMTSRDMAKIGLCLLDGGMYAGRQVIPADWLDQALTAQTAGYPAYGDYGFQFWTGTMSGQPFSLAHGHGGQQILLLPKLSAVIVFTAESRTSHWKHPRKLVEQYIIPAMAGGG, encoded by the coding sequence ATGAAACCGGCAGTGACCCTGCTTCGCTCTCCACATGCCTCCGTCCCCTACATTCCCATGGCGAAGCCCGAAGATACGGGAACCTGCGCGGAGCGGCTGGAACAGGCCCATCAGACCGCGCTGCGGGAATATCCGAAAATGCACAGCATGCTTATCGCGCGCCGCGGCCGGTTAATTTGGGAGCGATATTACGGCAATGGACACGCCGCCCTGTTGAACGATCTCCGCTCGGGCACGAAGAGCGTTACTTCTCTGCTGGCCGGAATAGCAATTGGAAGAGGAGATATGCCGGAACCCGGCGTTCCCGTTATCGAGGCGCTGGGGAAGCATGTCCCTTACCTGCATTCGGAGCAGCTGCCGGTGATTACGCTCAAACATCTGCTGACGATGACCTCGGGCTTCGGCTGGAAGACCGGCAAAAGGCTCGGCGAACCGCTGATCCACAAGTTTCACCGCAGCCGCCGCTGGGGTTCCTTTGCGCTCGGCCTGCCGATCGTGCCGGAGAACATCGGCACCTTTCAGTACCGCAGCCCCGATTCGCATCTAATCTCCATGATGCTGACGGAATCGACGGGCCATGACGCCTTCGCCTATGCCATGGACCATTTATTTGCCCCTTTGGGCATCGCGCACGCCGCCTGGCTGCCGAGTCCCGAAGGCCACAGCATGGGCCATATCGGCCTGCATATGACCTCGCGCGACATGGCCAAAATCGGCCTGTGCCTTCTGGACGGCGGCATGTACGCAGGGCGGCAGGTCATCCCGGCCGATTGGCTGGACCAGGCGTTGACCGCCCAGACAGCCGGCTACCCGGCATACGGCGATTACGGCTTTCAATTCTGGACCGGCACCATGTCGGGCCAGCCGTTCTCGCTGGCCCACGGGCACGGGGGGCAGCAGATTCTGCTGCTGCCAAAGCTCTCCGCCGTCATCGTTTTTACGGCGGAGAGCAGAACCAGCCACTGGAAGCATCCCCGCAAGCTGGTTGAACAGTACATCATTCCGGCAATGGCAGGCGGCGGATAG
- the coxB gene encoding cytochrome c oxidase subunit II, whose amino-acid sequence MMRTWHSARRLLPLIAVFGTVLAGCGREDLSVLRPQGPAAESSLGLMKLAISIMIVVLLIVFSIAAYVLIRFRRKPGQNEIPEQIEGSFKLEVLWTVIPLILVIVLAVPTVRTVFALGDNHSGDKNAIKVKVTGHQYWWEFEYPDYGIKTAQDLIIPAGKNIAFELTTNDVLHSFWVPSLSGKIDTNPTGATNRFSFSAPKEGVYRGKCAELCGPSHGFMEFKVKAVSNDEFKQWIEAQKAPAVLPEDPALAQTFKEQCLKCHAVGDQGLSVGPNLTGIGSRESVAGILLNDDTRQDGAPVEENLKSWLHDTQGVKPGNLMPDPKQDMGLTDDEIDRIADYLAGYKLN is encoded by the coding sequence ATGATGAGAACGTGGCACTCTGCAAGGCGGCTTCTTCCCCTGATCGCGGTTTTCGGAACGGTTCTCGCCGGCTGCGGCCGGGAAGACCTCTCGGTCTTAAGGCCGCAGGGGCCGGCCGCGGAAAGCTCGCTGGGACTCATGAAGCTTGCGATTTCCATCATGATTGTCGTGCTGCTGATCGTTTTTTCCATCGCGGCTTATGTATTGATCCGTTTCCGCCGCAAGCCGGGGCAGAATGAAATTCCGGAGCAGATCGAGGGCAGCTTCAAGCTGGAAGTGCTCTGGACCGTGATTCCGCTCATTCTCGTTATCGTGCTGGCGGTACCGACGGTGAGGACGGTATTCGCCCTGGGCGACAATCATTCTGGCGACAAGAACGCGATCAAAGTCAAAGTGACAGGCCACCAGTATTGGTGGGAATTCGAATACCCCGATTACGGCATCAAGACGGCGCAGGATCTCATTATTCCCGCAGGCAAGAACATTGCCTTTGAGCTGACGACAAACGATGTGCTGCATTCCTTCTGGGTCCCCTCTCTTTCCGGTAAAATCGACACCAACCCGACCGGAGCAACCAACCGGTTCAGCTTCAGCGCGCCGAAGGAAGGCGTATACCGCGGCAAATGCGCCGAGCTGTGCGGACCTTCCCACGGGTTCATGGAATTCAAAGTGAAAGCGGTTAGCAATGATGAATTTAAGCAGTGGATCGAAGCGCAAAAAGCGCCCGCGGTGCTTCCTGAAGATCCGGCGCTCGCCCAAACCTTTAAGGAGCAGTGCCTGAAATGCCACGCGGTCGGCGATCAGGGGCTGTCGGTAGGACCGAATCTGACCGGCATCGGCTCCCGCGAATCGGTGGCCGGTATTCTGCTTAATGACGACACCCGCCAGGACGGCGCTCCCGTGGAGGAGAATTTAAAGTCATGGCTGCATGACACGCAAGGTGTTAAGCCGGGCAACCTTATGCCCGACCCCAAACAGGATATGGGCCTGACGGACGACGAAATCGATCGGATCGCCGACTATCTGGCCGGCTATAAATTGAACTAG